From one Lolium rigidum isolate FL_2022 chromosome 4, APGP_CSIRO_Lrig_0.1, whole genome shotgun sequence genomic stretch:
- the LOC124650199 gene encoding probable inactive serine/threonine-protein kinase fnkC isoform X1: protein MWGFSIAFKGRLGPRAMGNSCVTGSIPGRSNQGQGQVSNGAQTTFKWTIDGFSSLLDKGNAWTCSSVFQIRGLNWYLRLNLRDTKSGDKQEYVSLKLVLAQRHVRSDKVVEASFKFLIYDQSYGKHHEEHQVSHNFQSTSTTSGTSCMIPLTTLKEKSSGFLVNNCCILGVEFTRVVVAEGKDVSEKLFVQKINNICSDPQVYSWNIDDFFLLKNLSISPVFELCGHKWFITIHPSGQDKSGNYLSLYLSMKVSDTLHENSGNLVELSISIKDQETGKHRKLSGRCQFSKNSPSWGWPKFISLEDFKDSSNGFLLKKKCCIEAQIAVIGSSKIE, encoded by the exons ATGTGGGGTTTCTCAAT AGCTTTCAAGGGGAGACTTGGTCCAAGAGCTATGGGCAACTCGTGTGTTACCGGTTCCA TTCCAGGCCGGTCAAACCAGGGACAGGGCCAGGTATCCAACGGGGCACAGACAACCTTCAAGTGGACGATCGATGGTTTTTCCTCCCTTCTTGATAAGGGTAATGCGTGGACCTGCTCCAGTGTGTTTCAGATCAGGGGGCTTAACTG GTACTTAAGGCTGAACCTAAGGGACACAAAGAGTGGCGACAAACAAGAATATGTTTCTCTTAAGCTTGTGCTAGCCCAACGACACGTCAGATCCGACAAGGTCGTGGAGGCATCTTTCAAGTTCTTGATATATGACCAGTCATATGGAAAGCACCATGAAGAACATCAAG TGAGCCACAATTTTCAGAGTACAAGCACAACCTCTGGAACCTCGTGCATGATACCCCTCACGACGCTGAAGGAGAAGTCCTCCGGATTCCTTGTTAACAATTGCTGTATTTTGGGTGTCGAATTTACAAGAGTTGTGGTTGCTGAAGGTAAAGATGTGTCGGAGAAGCTGTTTGTTCAGAAGATTAACAACATCTGCAGTGACCCCCAAGTCTACAGCTGGAACATTGATGATTTCTTCTTGTTGAAGAACCTGAGCATCTCTCCAGTGTTTGAGCtttgtggacacaaatg GTTCATCACTATCCATCCATCTGGACAAGATAAGAGTGGGAACTACCTTTCCTTGTACCTGAGCATGAAGGTGTCGGATACTCTCCATGAGAACTCTGGAAACCTGGTAGAACTTAGCATAAGCATCAAAGACCAGGAAACTGGAAAGCACAGGAAATTATCAG GCCGGTGCCAATTCTCAAAGAATTCACCCAGTTGGGGATGGCCCAAGTTCATATCGCTGGAAGATTTCAAGGACTCGTCAAATGGTTTTCTCTTGAAGAAGAAGTGCTGCATTGAAGCTCAGATTGCGGTCATTGGTTCCTCTAAGATAGAGTAG
- the LOC124650199 gene encoding probable inactive serine/threonine-protein kinase fnkC isoform X2, which translates to MGNSCVTGSIPGRSNQGQGQVSNGAQTTFKWTIDGFSSLLDKGNAWTCSSVFQIRGLNWYLRLNLRDTKSGDKQEYVSLKLVLAQRHVRSDKVVEASFKFLIYDQSYGKHHEEHQVSHNFQSTSTTSGTSCMIPLTTLKEKSSGFLVNNCCILGVEFTRVVVAEGKDVSEKLFVQKINNICSDPQVYSWNIDDFFLLKNLSISPVFELCGHKWFITIHPSGQDKSGNYLSLYLSMKVSDTLHENSGNLVELSISIKDQETGKHRKLSGRCQFSKNSPSWGWPKFISLEDFKDSSNGFLLKKKCCIEAQIAVIGSSKIE; encoded by the exons ATGGGCAACTCGTGTGTTACCGGTTCCA TTCCAGGCCGGTCAAACCAGGGACAGGGCCAGGTATCCAACGGGGCACAGACAACCTTCAAGTGGACGATCGATGGTTTTTCCTCCCTTCTTGATAAGGGTAATGCGTGGACCTGCTCCAGTGTGTTTCAGATCAGGGGGCTTAACTG GTACTTAAGGCTGAACCTAAGGGACACAAAGAGTGGCGACAAACAAGAATATGTTTCTCTTAAGCTTGTGCTAGCCCAACGACACGTCAGATCCGACAAGGTCGTGGAGGCATCTTTCAAGTTCTTGATATATGACCAGTCATATGGAAAGCACCATGAAGAACATCAAG TGAGCCACAATTTTCAGAGTACAAGCACAACCTCTGGAACCTCGTGCATGATACCCCTCACGACGCTGAAGGAGAAGTCCTCCGGATTCCTTGTTAACAATTGCTGTATTTTGGGTGTCGAATTTACAAGAGTTGTGGTTGCTGAAGGTAAAGATGTGTCGGAGAAGCTGTTTGTTCAGAAGATTAACAACATCTGCAGTGACCCCCAAGTCTACAGCTGGAACATTGATGATTTCTTCTTGTTGAAGAACCTGAGCATCTCTCCAGTGTTTGAGCtttgtggacacaaatg GTTCATCACTATCCATCCATCTGGACAAGATAAGAGTGGGAACTACCTTTCCTTGTACCTGAGCATGAAGGTGTCGGATACTCTCCATGAGAACTCTGGAAACCTGGTAGAACTTAGCATAAGCATCAAAGACCAGGAAACTGGAAAGCACAGGAAATTATCAG GCCGGTGCCAATTCTCAAAGAATTCACCCAGTTGGGGATGGCCCAAGTTCATATCGCTGGAAGATTTCAAGGACTCGTCAAATGGTTTTCTCTTGAAGAAGAAGTGCTGCATTGAAGCTCAGATTGCGGTCATTGGTTCCTCTAAGATAGAGTAG